In Malassezia vespertilionis chromosome 8, complete sequence, a genomic segment contains:
- the SYR1 gene encoding arginine--tRNA ligase (EggNog:ENOG503NVK0; COG:J): protein MSSPPIPSSTGFSGVPFFHRLPPLPKLEGTDPGTAPQDAFRLAIADQLSQILGVPLNDVFLAVAMGGKGCDYKVVLPRFRLPTKVDELKASVLEAFKPNEYIERVSANGPAVEFHVRTDTLIPLTLSTIHAMTYGDGAALDADGQKQPSYGSNKSGKGKKVLIEFSSPNIAKPFHAGHLRSTIIGAFLANLYEANGWSVFRLNYLGDWGKQFGLLALGWRRFGSEEALLNDPVQHLYEVYVAINKLAEQGEGEGEKIHDEARAFFKGMEDGNKEYLVEWEKFRSLSIKKYEETYARLNIHFDEYTGESKVSKEGLEKMLGILRDADFTTREENGALLVDLTPYKLEKAVVERKDGTPLYITRDIVEAQQRYERYDGFDKMVYVIATQQDLHTAQFFKVLELMGLPWAQKDKNALLHINFGMVQGMSTRKGTTVFLDHILNETKQKMLEVMQKNEEKYAQLEDPERTADIVGMTAVKIQDMAGKRINNYSFDWSRMFSFEGDTGPYLQYNHVRLCSVERINAADGLVLPTEDLDISTMRTERLISPEAVELVWILASWPDVVKTASRDHQASTIVTFCFKLTHAISSAWEKLIVKNQEHDDAMVRLWLYRCAKDVLGSALRLLTITPLERM from the coding sequence ATGAGTAGCCCACCGATACCGTCGAGCACGGGTTTTTCCGGTGTGCCATTCTTTCACCGTCttccgccgctgccgaagCTGGAAGGAACTGATCCtggcacggcgccgcaggacGCATTTCGCTTGGCTATTGCGGACCAGCTTTCCCAGATTTTGGGTGTGCCGCTGAATGATGTGTTTCTTGCGGTTGCAATGGGCGGAAAAGGCTGCGATTATAAAGTCGTCCTGCCGCGCTTTCGCCTGCCGACCAAGGTGGACGAGCTGAAAGCCAGCGTGCTGGAGGCGTTCAAGCCGAACGAATACATTGAGCGCGTATCTGCAAACGGCCCTGCAGTTGAGTTCCATGTGCGAACGGACACGCTGATCCCCCTTACCCTCTCCACGATCCACGCGATGACGtatggcgacggcgcggcacttgACGCCGACGGCCAAAAGCAGCCGTCGTACGGTTCGAACAAGTCTGGCAAAGGAAAAAAAGTGCTGATCGAGTTTTCCTCTCCCAACATTGCGAAGCCATTCCATGCTGgccatttgcgcagcacgatTATCGGCGCGTTTTTGGCCAACCTGTACGAGGCAAATGGCTGGAGCGTGTTCCGACTGAACTATTTGGGCGACTGGGGCAAGCAGTTTGGCCTGCTGGCTCTTGGGTGGCGCCGCTTTGGTAGCGAGGAAGCACTGCTGAATGATCCCGTACAGCATCTCTACGAAGTCTATGTGGCCATCAACAAACTCGCCGAGCAGGGCGAGGGCGAGGGCGAAAAGATTCacgacgaggcgcgtgcattttTCAAGGGTATGGAAGACGGCAACAAGGAGTACTTGGTCGAGTGGGAAAAGTTCCGCAGCCTGTCCATCAAAAAGTACGAGGAGACGTATGCGCGCTTGAATATCCACTTTGACGAGTACACTGGTGAGTCAAAAGTCTCCAAGGAGGGTCTGGAGAAGATGCTCGGCATCCTCCGCGACGCCGATTTCACGACGCGCGAGGagaacggcgcgctgcttgtggaTCTCACGCCATACAAGCTCGAAAAAGCAGTCGTGGAGCGCAAAGACGGCACTCCGCTTTACATCACCCGCGACAttgtcgaggcgcagcagcgctacgAGCGCTATGATGGCTTTGACAAGATGGTGTATGTGATTGCCACGCAACAGGATTTGCATACCGCGCAGTTCTTCAAGGTGCTTGAGCTTATGGGCTTGCCTTGGGCACAGAAAGACAAGaacgcgctgctgcacatcAACTTTGGTATGGTGCAGGGCATGTCCACGCGCAAAGGCACCACTGTTTTCCTGGACCACATTCTCAACGAGACCAAGCAGAAGATGCTCGAGGTGATGCAGAAGAACGAGGAGAAATATGCTCAGCTCGAGGATCCCGAGCGCACTGCGGACATTGTCGGTATGACTGCCGTCAAGATTCAGGACATGGCTGGCAAGCGTATCAACAACTATAGCTTTGACTGGAGCAGGATGTTTTCGTTTGAAGGCGATACGGGGCCGTATCTGCAATACAACCACGTCCGTCTCTGCTCCGTCGAGCGCATTAATGCGGCGGATGGACTTGTTCTTCCTACCGAGGATCTCGACATAAGCACGATGCGTACTGAGCGACTCATTTCTCCAGAAGCTGTAGAGCTCGTCTGGATTCTTGCCTCCTGGCCAGACGTTGTCAAGACGGCGAGCAGGGATCACCAGGCGTCGACAATTGTCACTTTCTGCTTCAAGCTTACGCATGCGATCAGCTCCGCATGGGAGAAACTGATCGTAAAGAATCAGGAGCACGACGATGCCATGGTCCGACTCTGGCTCtaccgctgcgcaaaggaCGTGCTAGGCAGCGCACTGCGTCTACTGACCATTACGCCATTGGAGCGCATGTAG
- a CDS encoding uncharacterized protein (EggNog:ENOG503PMF3), translated as MWLVRAWFDGEEAQPTARILHTGRSYTLGRKEGATDLCIPIFRISRMAGVLTIGAMPQDRVQDTTFQPSISWTMHSGSKSGAVVESYRGRNRIEQRVRVETPLPLKSGARIRLFADTYAEVEWVQLALGYLRSPSLLSSSAQEQAALFGIHLVSAKHGLDAGCTHLCIPHVRPTKTQLLALVRGLPLVTAAFLDAIYACASMRVWSMPSVSLFLPPPDPQLPSAEQIPAALLAPSGRRAALFRGTALVLIVEREERRDTDLAELAAAAEAHVSIHAMQSSPLDRQGMMLMLTAVRARADVHWDGMRAPVLRRGVYMLCDAGLAPATVELAAAASEKLHIPILAQGPSLISECILEGKTVFEKDPGVEEDTTVLVEATQTQTRRPLPRTQRITVDTLLETRAEQEAFPPTQPGGDSFSLALDAEQEVSWQDDLWDEAESVAISHEGHVEHGQLDTNTAHPTSKDAPSAMGMPFVPAHSTPVHTPPTRQAIAEASPAPAFSNPSPTAVHTTIAPSARKPLVRHAGSRHRVDLMDEILGVSQSSALPSSAKYRCMLDAQDSMACTATESPTTPVPPMHDMPHEPAQHTTPTPPVPFPQAAEQDAPPASMEWTRLARPAFFQVRFVPLLRARPTPHAPSDTPNFKKFRTAHRTAPKMIPISLHPAFSSAQPVPGQASDDNMNT; from the coding sequence ATGTGGCTTGTCCGCGCGTGGTTTGACGGAGAAGAGGCGCAGCCTAcggcgcgcatcctgcATACGGGCCGCTCTTACACACTGGGCCGCAAAGAAGGGGCTACTGATTTATGTATCCCGATATTCAGGATCAGCCGCATGGCCGGCGTCCTGACCATTGGAGCGATGCCGCAAGACCGTGTCCAAGACACAACCTTCCAGCCTAGCATCTCATGGACAATGCATTCTGGCAgcaagagcggcgccgtTGTTGAGAGTTATCGCGGGCGGAACAGaatcgagcagcgcgttcGCGTCGAGACGCCGCTCCCTCTTAAAAGTGGCGCACGGATTCGGCTTTTTGCCGATACGTATGCTGAGGTAGAATGGGTGCAGCTCGCACTAGGCTATTTGCGTTCTCCGTCGCTCTtgtcaagcagcgcgcaggaGCAAGCAGCCCTTTTTGGGATACATCTTGTATCTGCAAAGCACGGCTTAGACGCGGGCTGTACGCATCTCTGTATTCCACATGTGCGCCCCACCAAGACGCAACTACTTGCCCTTGTGCGTGGACTTCCGCTTGTGACAGCTGCATTCCTTGATGCCATATATGCATGTGCATCCATGCGTGTGTGGAGCATGCCATCCGTGTCTCTCTTTCTTCCACCGCCAGATCCGCAGCTGCCGAGCGCGGAGCAAATcccagcagcgctgctcgcgccgtCAGGCCGTCGTGCCGCCTTGTTTCGCGGCACGGCATTGGTCCTTATTGTAGAGCGTGAGGAGCGACGGGATACGGATCTTGCAGAgcttgcagcggcagcaGAGGCACACGTTTCCATTCACGCGATGCAAAGCAGCCCGCTAGACCGCCAAGGGATGATGTTGATGCTTACtgcagtgcgtgcgcgtgccgaTGTGCATTGGGATGGGATGCGTGCTCCagtgctgcggcgcggtgtGTACATGCTGTGCGATGCAGGACTGGCGCCGGCGACAGTCGAacttgccgccgctgcaagcgaGAAATTGCATATACCCATACTTGCTCAAGGGCCTTCTTTGATCTCCGAATGCATTCTCGAGGGGAAAACTGTTTTTGAAAAAGATCCAGGTGTTGAGGAGGATACGACGGTGCTTGTCGAGGCGACGCAGACACAAACACGGCGTcccttgccgcgcacgcagcgcatcacGGTGGATACATTGTTAGAGACACGCGCAGAGCAGGAAGCGTTTCCTCCCACGCAGCCTGGAGGAGATAGTTTTTCGCTTGCATTGGATGCGGAGCAAGAGGTTTCGTGGCAGGACGACTTGTGGGACGAGGCAGAATCAGTGGCGATCTCCCACGAGGGCCACGTCGAGCATGGCCAGCTGGATACAAATACAGCGCACCCGACGTCCAAGGATGCACCCAGTGCCATGGGCATGCCTTTTGTGCCGGCGCACTCTACGCCTGTACATACGCCTCCTACGCGCCAAGCAATTGCCGAGGCCAGTCCTGCTCCGGCTTTCTCCAACCCATCTCCCACTGCTGTGCACACGACCATAGCGCCtagcgcgcgcaagccacTTGTACGCCATGCAGGGTCGCGACACAGAGTCGATTTGATGGATGAGATTTTAGGTGTATCCCAATCGAGTGCGCTGCCTTCGAGCGCCAAGTATCGTTGCATGCTGGATGCACAGGACAGTATGGCATGCACAGCCACCGAATCTCCCACCACGCCTGTTCCGCCAATGCACGACATGCCTCACGAGCCAGCACAGCACACAACGCCGACTCCCCCTGTACCTTTTCCTCAAGCCGCAGAACAAGATGCCCCGCCTGCGTCCATGGAGTGGacgcgacttgcgcgcccCGCCTTTTTTCAGGTGCGCTTTGTGCCGCTCCTCCGCGCTCGCCCAACGCcccatgcgccgagcgataCCCCCAACTTTAAAAAGTTTCGCACAGCACACCGCACTGCGCCAAAAATGATACCCATCTCGCTCCATCCAGCCTTCAGCAGTGCGCAGCCCGTCCCAGGCCAAGCCTCGGACGATAACATGAATACATAG
- the GGA2_1 gene encoding ARF-binding protein (COG:U; EggNog:ENOG503NV9I), which produces MLPNWVRGGSTTPRSSKSPKSPTKQRVKDYIEQICMSEENVYDMAVTQEFVNFINENGGNVPAEVAHQLIKRVTPTRYQHSLRASKILDVLVQKCGYPMHYQVATVPFLRAMTDFDFYQGQIVKNSVLNYNMFLLHMWYNTWADNPRVRDDFVNVKSFHDAVQARGIRFPPEDPATVAKLNAMYNVQTPQEEAKLERLIKKVKFNSFLSKGDKHDMHLAQKLIEELLAERDA; this is translated from the coding sequence ATGTTGCCAAACTGGGTCCGTGGTGGCTCCACTACTCCGCGCAGCTCCAAATCGCCCAAGTCGCCAACAAAACAACGAGTGAAGGATTATATCGAGCAGATTTGCATGTCGGAGGAGAATGTGTACGACATGGCCGTCACCCAGGAGTTTGTCAACTTCATCAATGAAAATGGTGGCAACGTGCCTGCCGAAGTTGCCCACCAGCTTATCAAGCGCGTTACGCCTACGCGCTACCAACACAGCCTGCGTGCCTCCAAGATCCTCGACGTGCTGGTGCAAAAGTGTGGCTACCCGATGCATTACCAGGTGGCCACTGTCCCCTTTTTGCGTGCGATGACCGACTTTGACTTTTACCAAGGCCAGATTGTGAAGAACAGTGTGTTGAACTACAACATGTTCCTCCTGCATATGTGGTATAACACTTGGGCAGACAAcccgcgcgtgcgcgacgacttTGTCAACGTCAAGTCGTTCCACGACGCTGTTCAGGCCCGTGGCATCCGCTTTCCTCCGGAAGACCCCGCTACGGTGGCGAAACTCAACGCAATGTACAATGTACAAACTCCTCAGGAGGAGGCGAAGCTGGAACGCTTAATCAAGAAGGTCAAATTCAACAGCTTCCTTTCCAAAGGCGACAAGCACGATATGCACTTGGCGCAAAAGCTTATTGAAGAGCTTTTGGCGGAGCGTGATGCATAA